In Dreissena polymorpha isolate Duluth1 chromosome 11, UMN_Dpol_1.0, whole genome shotgun sequence, the genomic window gatctttaccaaatttggtcataagttgtgtgtaaatgatatataggtcaagttcaaatatgggttatgccaggtcaaaaactaggtcgcgaggtcacttagagcatttcatgcatttcgcatggtgtctgctctctaattgaagtagttttcatccaatcttcacaaactttggtcagaagttttatctagacaatatctaagtccagttcaattatgggtcatgccgggtcaaaaacaaggtcaggggttcacttagtacatttcaaggattaagcatggtgtccgctctcaaattgaagtagttatcatccgatcttcaccaaatttggtcagaaattgtgtcaaaatgttatctaggtcaagttcaaatatgggttacgtcaggtcaaaaactaggtcacgaggttacttagtgcatttcaagcatttagcacggtgtccactctcttattgaagtagttttcatctgatcttcaacaaatgtggtcagaagttgtatctagacaatatctagttcaagttcaaatatgggtcatgctgggtcaaaaactagttcacagggtgcattacaaggatttagcatggtgtaagctctttaattgaaagagttttcatccgatcttcaccaaatttgggcagaagttgtgtcttaatgatatctaagtcaagttcagatataggtcatgccgggtcgaaaactaggtcacttagtgcatttccagcgtttagcatggtgtccaaaaccttcaaacgggtgtatcttgtgacagtttagcactcttgtttattacattaaagccacacaccttgaaatgaaatacatgttactcagtacatatagatgcaatttgaaagtgtgcaaaattgtcattaaatctatagcctagttagcaagtaatttatttttttatattttaaaactgaatgtatgatttgtatacgtacatgttcaattcgagaaacacaattatttttaagttttaaagcacaagaaagacggatttctaccttgcaaccaccagatatattctaattggcaaagataaaatatgtttcttatttatatccaaatttaccttgccagatatttcatttcaaggtgtgtggctttaaggaatgttttttaaatgggtatattaccaagatctgcacagcaagggtgatattaaccttcagatgttaaagctttctaagaattttaaggcttgccttttatacttgaaatgataaatcattaacatgttttgttctttaggaacatacaaacatttcccaCCCACCATGTGGATCAAGATGTATGGGCTGATGATTCTGGGTCGTATGTGTGGACAAGGTGGTCTTCATTACATCATGATGCAGCTGTGTATTCAACAACATGTTAACCTGTCCCAGCGGATGTTGATGCTCTTAAATGATGTTGAGAACAATCCAGGACCGGtattttatgacaaaatatacattgtttattgaataactatatatatttattttaacattaaagtgatttttttcttgcatttttgtgccttttgttactgataactattttatcatatgttggtgattgaaacccaggacctgtaagtgcttattaatatttgcaacaaatgacaaatcatgttaagtttttgaaacatctgttttttgttcagttaaaggacatattgaactcactaattgctaagttaacttagatgcatcaagtttttattgatgatttctactttctgttgaatcattatcctttccaaagccaagagatatagtgttggcgttttccatcggtcagtctgtcagtccatccatctgtttgttacaaacattttagggcttcatagcatgaatttaataagatttcaacatggaaaaataagtgtatgccatattcatacaatagtgcaaatttacttgttttctttctttttagattagttattaacagaagaacagaacagtaacatacttttattacattaacagaggctctgattagatgtgtatctgcgtaaagaactcatagaaaatatcaatatatagataaataaaacaaaaatagagttaaacaaatcatggtgaaatccacaatacacaccaagagctattagtaggcttatctccattgacttatttcacagtaaatctcttttttttgccttttcattaacatttcaatcaaaaataacatttgtgaaaaactttgtcaatgattataactaaagttaaaaatgtggacaCTGTAAGTTAATTGACTTTGGCTTCCAATCTGCAGTTAACAAAGTTGCATGTTATAGGAGTATTCGTGCAAATGGATATCCTGCAAGGAAGACTTCCACTCCATAGGATAGCAAGATGCACATATCATCTCTCATGTGGTTCAAGAGAAATGCTGTAGATGGGGAGACTGTACCAAAGTCCTGAGCTTTAATAGTCTTGAAATCCATGAACTTAAACATCTCTATGATGTGAGTTTAGCACTGTGTATGAACTGGTGTTGcttcattttctgcatatctttatctcagtcttctctagttttgatggtcaaatacatattgtctgccagttttttccccccaatactgccgttcatcgtttgcttgcatcaagagttttaaaagaaattaaaactcatttgtttagttagaatcttatgaaagacttaaatggccatgtttaatacaattgtataacaacatatacgagctaaaaaaatagttggaataattaatgtatatatgaacataacaaatttacttaaaatcataggtcttgtttttgtctgccactataagacccagaacatatttcggacattcgaggattgacttgctgtgttagaggatcatcaggtgatggaagaaaccaggcttttttcgactcaatgttgatgaaacctgatcgacatgctcatcttggttgagtaagcctgggttgagtgtgtccaaaaagtaggtaacctggtgaaatcttaggaaaacattgtaaccagatccaggtttatttgactgacagaccgatggacagtgggtcaaccgtaaatcccttcatgtgaaaacggtagggacaaaataaatatcacattgctcttctgagttcatttgtaaaccaagttttatcacaaaattaaaatggtcaatgtattattttgtgtatttaaaaattatgtgaatattaagtttcatgaaatcttactgagttttctcaattttagctactattcggacatggactgacggacaaatgggcaacaatgtcgcaatttgtataccaagttttataagaattgtttcataaaagtaaccaatgtgtctgttctatgtcaaggtaactactaggatgaaatacacaaaaagattttggttcacaatagggtaggctccgcgtgccgtgaaccgggcaacagcttttgtcatttaacatttgtgttttaccctttaactttaacgatgttttccgataatttctcggaaaatacaatctagcaattttgatttaatttagattactaaaaattaatattatatttatgccccccttggaagaagaggggtatattgttttgcacatgtcagttggttggtccaccagatggtttcctgatgataactcaagaacgctttggcctaggatcatgaaacttcataggtttattgatctcgaaatagtaaaatggtttccggatgataactcaagaacgcttacgcctaggatcatgaaacttcataggtacattgatgatgactcgcagatgacctctattgattttcaggtcactaagtcaaaagtaaaggtcacagtgactcgaaatagaaaaatggtttccggatgataactcataaatgcttacgcctaggatcataaaataaaaaaatcataggtacattgataatgactggcagatgacccccttcataggtacattgataatgactggcagaagacccctattgattttcaggtcactaggtcaaagattaagttcatagtgactcaaaacagtttaatggtttcctgttgatagctcaagaatacttaggtctatgatcatgaaacttctcaagtacattgatcatgactggcagatgacccctattgattttcaggtcactaggtcaaaagtcaagttcacagtgacaaaaacgtattcacaatggctgccactacaactgacagcccataggggggcatgcatgttttacaaacagcccttgttctgtgttaaaataatgtacacgtctgcgttaaataaatatgttcacatttgaaataaagctaaaaatgtgtattgttgttattagttatttgaaccgaattgctctgtgggaagtaaaagtacttcaaccagacctaaatatgtggtaattaaagagcacgagaaaagatgaaaattaagttagctcaaccattttaagcaatattactgggtCACACTTTTTACGATGCGAAACCTGAAGGGTCCCTAGACTATGATGATTACTTACACGAGGAGTGTCCTATTCATTGCTGCCGCATGATCCTATCAGTAACGAATTAACGCTTGTATCGTTAAAGCAAGTCGTATAttcacgtttataaatatttaaatagaaaataaaggtttaattgtcgcatatccaccgcatgatgtgtttcttataaagtgcacgtatattcaaaccgaacaattttgtccttagataaaaatatactacatgtgatcatatgtggcctcacaaggcttattatgaatttataatatcgccatcgcaatgagatgtaaatagttcatacatgcacagtgttctttcaacacaaccaaatcacacttatagtcgcgtcttgcgaaaataggtcttaatgcgtatgcggccagcgtaagTCAAACACGGTCTGCGCTATTTCGCAGTGATTCTTGTTAGGTCAAAAACGTGCATAAAGAAGTCCGGATTTCCGCAGTGATTTGGCCAATGCTGTGGGtgatttctctgaaatcaataattaaaatattctgattcaatcattcgggtctacaggcgtgaaatttccccatcatttaattgtttgttgataaagagtatttaatgtgaaaagcttggtaagacagctacgccgaacaaccgaactagcattcattaatttgatcacaatatgcacacagcagaatgattgtgtttcttacatggcttttagaagaacagaccatgcaggcgagcagtgaacaatatgattaggtttagttgccctaaccctatatacccttggtatgacttgtgagtgttgaactaatgtgctacagcatcacttaaatacgaacatacgatagtcaggtatccccgcataatgacatatagaatattactgggtagataccgcttggcaaacttgagcctgggatattcggttatacccgctttgtgaaattaggaatataacaggtttgatatagcattaacagtacgtacttgggggttataggaaatacccgctatatgactatcctgtatataactaaatgacgtcaaaattacaactgatgtgatacggcattacttatacgagcataggatagtaaggtataactcgcctcctacaaaaatgacctgattcgatttgctttgagaggccatgtgcccattgtgtattttccatacaccctgagaaatttccatacaccccgagtaatcggttgagatataatggatacacagttagtaactgattgtgtataggatatacaccctcagttcccttctcgagcttcgctctcatacaccatcagttacaaacagtgtaactaatacggtattacttataacaggatggggtagtagtatataccgctatataactcgctagtatagtacaggcttgatacggcattacttatatacgagcatgggtagtaggatatacccggtatataactcgctagtatagtactggcttgaaac contains:
- the LOC127851515 gene encoding uncharacterized protein LOC127851515; translation: MIASANHELNEVSSRKWKACLENRSFHYEGTYKHFPPTMWIKMYGLMILGRMCGQGGLHYIMMQLCIQQHVNLSQRMLMLLNDVENNPGPEYSCKWISCKEDFHSIG